The Pedosphaera parvula Ellin514 genomic sequence ATTTGCGTCATTTGTTGAAAGCCAGCCATGTAGGCAGTGAATTGATGGCTTCGGCCATTCCCGTCAGCCGCGAAGCCAAACTGGCATCCAAGGCGGAGAGCTCTGCCAAGCCTCCTCTGCTGGCAGCGCTTACCGATGGTGAGGATTTTGAGTTGCTCTTCACGATTGCAAGCAAAGATGCGGTGCCTTTGCTGGATGGCTGGAAGCATCAGTTTCCCAAGGTGAAATTGAGCTGCATTGGCAAAGTCACTGCTGGTGAAGGAATCAACCTCCGGGACAAGCAAGGTATTCGTCCGTTAACTGCCCATGGCTACGTTCATCTCAAATAGTCCCGCTGAAACAATTGCCCTCGGCGAAAGTTGGGGGCGGGATGCAAAAAGTGGACTGGTCATCGCGCTGTCCGGAGACTTGGGAGCGGGCAAAACCCAATTGACCAAAGGCATCGCCCGCGGCTTGGGAATATCGGATCGGGTGCATTCCCCCACCTTCGCCTTGCTGAATCAGTATGGCGGTGGTCGATTACCTCTTTTTCACCTGGACCTTTATCGATTGGAAACACCGGACCAGATCATTGCTGCCGGATTGGAGGAATATTTCCATCCCGCAGGTGTTTCGGTAATCGAATGGGCCGAGCGTTGGTTTTTGGCACCAGCCGACTTCCTCGCCCAGGCCGCCAAGGGGACACATCTGCGCCAGGTCCGACTGGAATCAATCACGGAAACCGGGCGCCGCATTACCTATGAAGACTTTGGCCATTGAATTTTCCACCGATCAACGCAGTGTGGCGGTGCTCGAGGATGAAAATGTCCGTGGTGCGGCCATGGAAACAGCGACTCGTGAAACCCATGCTTTCGCGCTGATCGAACAGGCGCTGGCACAGGCCGGGATGCAGCGCGAGGAAATTGAGTGCCTCGCCATCGGCATTGGTCCCGGTTCCTATACCGGCATCCGTGCGGCCATTGCCATCGCCCAGGGTTGGCAACTCGCGCGACCAATTCAACTGGCTGGTGTTAGTAGTGTGGAGAGCCTGGTTTTTGAGGCTCAACAGAAAGCGATCTTTGGCAAAGTGGACATTGTGATTGATGCCCAAAGAAATGAATTTTATCTGGCGAATTACGAAGTGAACGCAACCGGTTGGCGGGAAATCGAGCCTTTGCGACTTGTAACACTGGATCAGGTTAATGTCCGGCTTGGAGCTAACGAGATCCTCGTTGGACCCGAGGTAACCCGTTGGTTCAAGGACGGAACCGTGCTGTTTCCCTCCGCCAACAACCTTGGCCGGCTTGCGGCTGCTAAAAAGTCCTTCCTGACTGCCGAAAACCTGCGACCTATTTATTTAAGGGAAGTCAGTTTTGTCAAAGCACCGCCACCTCGAGTTATTCCGGTAGGATGATGGGGCCTTAGGTTGGGATTTATTGCTGCCTAAACTCTTGATAAATTCAGCAGTAAGGCTATAACAATGATCGAATTTCCGTGCACCTGGTTGCTTGAGAATATCAATCAACCAGGAACTTAAAGCGTCACCATTCATGAGCCTGGTCACTTATAAGTATGAGATTGAAGCCTTTTCCGCAAATTGAGTTACGCCGATCCACCTCCCTGGCCTTGGCAATGGTTTGTCTGACTTTGCCCAATCTCCTGCGGGCTGAGGGCGACCCTTCTGCCGCTGTCTCCGCCCCACCACCGGCAGGCATTCCCGCAGACTCCGCCCCGATCAGGAGCCCGGAGGATCTGGCGCGGGAGAAGGCCATCGCGGAGTTCACGCAGCGGATGAAGGATGCCAATTATCCGGCCCTCTTCGAAAAGGCGGCCAGTGAGTTTGGCGTGCCCACCGATGTCCTGGCGGGCATTGCCTTTGCCGAAACCCGGTGGGAACACCTGCAGTGGCCGCCCGGGGAGACGGTGTCCCCGGAAACGGGCATGCCCCGGCCCTACGGGATCATGTCCCTCTGGGATAATGAATACTTTGGGCACAGCCTCCTGGATGCCGCCAAATTGATCGGCAAGGACCCGCAGGAGCTCAAGGATGATCCCTACCAGAACATGCGCGGGGCGGCCGCGCTTTTGAAGCAGCTCTATAGTGAGACCCCCAAGCCCGCCGATGCGCCAGGGGATGAGATTGAGAGCTGGCGCAAGGCCATCGTGAAATACAGCGGCATCCCCCAGCCCGAACTGAGTGAACAGCATGGCTTGGAGGTTTATGAGTACATGAACGACGGTTACCACCAGTATGGCATCGAATGGGAGAAGCACCCGGTAAAGCTGGAGGCCATGCGGGCGGAAGTGGCCAAAATCAAGGCGGATGCCCAAGCCCTGGCTCTGGCCAAGGAGAAAGAGCAGGAAGCCAAAGCTGCAGCCAGCAATCCTTCTCTAAAAGTGGCCAACAAGTCCCAGTCTTCCGCTCTGGAATCCAAACCTGCTGTTGCTGCCACCGAGGCTGTTCCAGCCTCTCAGCTAAAGCAACGCTGGATCTTGGTGTCTGTTATTCTCGGGCTGCTTGCCGTTGGCGCAATCTATATTTTCACCAGGAAACCGCAGAGCAGGCCGCGCAAGTAGGTTTCACTACTTTCATTCCTGCTCCTTGGCAGCCCGGTGGCTCAGCGCCAGAAGCCGCGCACCCAAACCCAGCGGTTATGCCGCCAAATGTAATGGCCGGGCACCCATTCCGCAGTAGGATACGGTCTGAATCCGCGCTCTTCCACCACTGCAGCCGGCGGCGGTGGTGCGGCATTTTCCCTGACAACTACTTCGCGGGTTACGCATCCGGTAAGCACGGTGAAAGTGCAAACGAGGATGAGGGGTGAGATGTTCACGAATTTTCTCATGTTTTCCTTCCGACGGCGTTCTCAGCGCCGTTTGTTCCTGAATTATTGTCCTTAAAATTTATGCTCCCAATGTCCAGTTCGCAAATGGGGTATCTCCATATTCCGCTGGCTCAACGGCTCTCATTTGCCCTAAAGTATGTTTGATGAAAGCAGCAGTTCTTTACGGGCAGGAACAGGTTCGAGTTGAGGATATCGCTCCTATCGCTTTGAAGTCAGGTGAAGTGCGCGTCCAAATTGAAGCTGCCCTGACTTGCGGCACCGACCTCAAGGTTTTCAAGCGCGGCTATCATGCCAAGATGATTGTTCCTCCGGCGGTTTTTGGCCATGAGCTTGCCGGCCTGATCTGCGAAGTCCATCCCGACGTCAAAGGGTGGTGCAATGGCGACCGCGT encodes the following:
- the tsaE gene encoding tRNA (adenosine(37)-N6)-threonylcarbamoyltransferase complex ATPase subunit type 1 TsaE, yielding MATFISNSPAETIALGESWGRDAKSGLVIALSGDLGAGKTQLTKGIARGLGISDRVHSPTFALLNQYGGGRLPLFHLDLYRLETPDQIIAAGLEEYFHPAGVSVIEWAERWFLAPADFLAQAAKGTHLRQVRLESITETGRRITYEDFGH
- a CDS encoding YXWGXW repeat-containing protein; its protein translation is MRKFVNISPLILVCTFTVLTGCVTREVVVRENAAPPPPAAVVEERGFRPYPTAEWVPGHYIWRHNRWVWVRGFWR
- a CDS encoding transglycosylase SLT domain-containing protein translates to MRLKPFPQIELRRSTSLALAMVCLTLPNLLRAEGDPSAAVSAPPPAGIPADSAPIRSPEDLAREKAIAEFTQRMKDANYPALFEKAASEFGVPTDVLAGIAFAETRWEHLQWPPGETVSPETGMPRPYGIMSLWDNEYFGHSLLDAAKLIGKDPQELKDDPYQNMRGAAALLKQLYSETPKPADAPGDEIESWRKAIVKYSGIPQPELSEQHGLEVYEYMNDGYHQYGIEWEKHPVKLEAMRAEVAKIKADAQALALAKEKEQEAKAAASNPSLKVANKSQSSALESKPAVAATEAVPASQLKQRWILVSVILGLLAVGAIYIFTRKPQSRPRK
- the tsaB gene encoding tRNA (adenosine(37)-N6)-threonylcarbamoyltransferase complex dimerization subunit type 1 TsaB, whose product is MKTLAIEFSTDQRSVAVLEDENVRGAAMETATRETHAFALIEQALAQAGMQREEIECLAIGIGPGSYTGIRAAIAIAQGWQLARPIQLAGVSSVESLVFEAQQKAIFGKVDIVIDAQRNEFYLANYEVNATGWREIEPLRLVTLDQVNVRLGANEILVGPEVTRWFKDGTVLFPSANNLGRLAAAKKSFLTAENLRPIYLREVSFVKAPPPRVIPVG